One genomic window of Methanobrevibacter sp. TMH8 includes the following:
- a CDS encoding putative quinol monooxygenase → MLIVLAKATAKDGMVENIVNNAETLIEATRAEDGCIDYNLHNSTEDDNILVFVEKWESEEFLKSHLNQPHFIEFGSAIEDLLAKNLEISVYSSEEIDL, encoded by the coding sequence ATGTTAATAGTTTTAGCTAAAGCAACAGCAAAAGATGGTATGGTTGAAAATATTGTAAATAATGCAGAAACATTAATTGAAGCTACTCGTGCTGAAGATGGATGTATTGATTATAATTTACATAATTCAACTGAAGATGATAATATTCTTGTATTTGTTGAAAAATGGGAATCAGAAGAATTTTTAAAATCTCATTTGAATCAACCTCACTTTATAGAGTTTGGTTCAGCTATTGAAGATTTATTAGCTAAAAATTTAGAGATTTCTGTTTATTCATCAGAAGAAATAGATTTATAA
- a CDS encoding zinc-binding dehydrogenase, whose protein sequence is PEGMSLEAAVMIPDMLSTGFMGAENANIPMGGSVAVLGIGPVGLAAIAGAKLQGAGRIFAVGTRPKATEVAKEYGATDMISYKEGPTDEQILEATNGEGVDAVIIAGGGSDILLDAVRAAKAGSVISNINYFGSGETLPICREGWGFGMADKDFATGLCPGGRVRMERLADIVTHNRMDPGLMATHVFHGFDKIEEALLLMKEKPRDLIKPVVIIDENL, encoded by the coding sequence CCTGAGGGTATGTCTCTTGAAGCTGCTGTGATGATTCCTGATATGCTTTCTACTGGTTTTATGGGTGCTGAAAATGCCAATATTCCTATGGGTGGTTCTGTTGCTGTGCTTGGTATTGGGCCTGTTGGTTTAGCAGCTATTGCTGGTGCTAAGTTACAAGGTGCTGGGCGAATATTTGCTGTAGGAACTCGTCCTAAAGCAACTGAAGTAGCTAAAGAATATGGTGCAACTGATATGATATCATATAAAGAAGGACCTACTGATGAGCAGATTTTAGAAGCAACTAATGGTGAAGGTGTGGATGCTGTGATTATAGCTGGTGGTGGATCTGATATATTGTTAGATGCAGTTAGAGCAGCAAAAGCAGGGTCTGTAATTTCAAACATTAATTATTTTGGAAGTGGGGAAACTTTACCTATCTGTCGTGAAGGATGGGGATTCGGTATGGCTGATAAAGACTTTGCTACTGGTTTATGTCCTGGTGGAAGGGTAAGAATGGAAAGATTAGCTGATATTGTGACTCATAATCGTATGGATCCTGGACTTATGGCAACACATGTTTTCCATGGATTTGATAAAATAGAAGAAGCACTACTCTTAATGAAAGAAAAACCAAGAGACCTAATCAAACCAGTAGTCATAATCGACGAAAACCTATAG